From one Brevibacterium sp. 'Marine' genomic stretch:
- a CDS encoding MarR family transcriptional regulator translates to MNSPASSATERNPQDSDTPTFTADELEIWSSVATLLEWLPAALDAQMQRDSQISHFEYGILFALSQAAEKTLAMKELAGFANSTLSRLSRAVGRLERQGWVTRRPDPGDGRTTIASLTDSGLATMRAAAPEHVAFVRRVVFESLTPAQARALGRASRRITSAIREDGGWRPQ, encoded by the coding sequence ATGAACAGTCCTGCGAGCAGCGCCACAGAACGAAACCCTCAAGACTCCGATACGCCCACCTTCACGGCGGACGAACTCGAGATCTGGTCGTCGGTCGCGACCTTGCTGGAGTGGCTTCCGGCCGCACTCGATGCGCAGATGCAACGCGATTCGCAGATCAGCCACTTCGAGTACGGGATCCTCTTCGCACTCTCCCAGGCAGCAGAAAAGACTTTGGCGATGAAAGAACTCGCCGGCTTCGCGAACAGCACACTCTCCCGACTGTCGAGGGCAGTCGGCCGACTGGAGCGCCAGGGATGGGTGACTCGACGCCCGGACCCCGGCGACGGGCGTACGACGATCGCTTCCCTCACCGACTCCGGTCTCGCAACAATGCGTGCGGCCGCTCCGGAGCACGTTGCCTTCGTGCGACGCGTCGTCTTCGAGTCTCTGACCCCGGCTCAGGCTCGCGCACTGGGCAGGGCCAGTCGGCGTATCACCTCCGCGATCAGGGAGGATGGCGGCTGGCGACCGCAGTGA